The following is a genomic window from Mauremys mutica isolate MM-2020 ecotype Southern chromosome 4, ASM2049712v1, whole genome shotgun sequence.
gtaacagctgcccaaactgagcttgagcattcctgaattttgaggtgttcaaatctggaaggcaggtgctgtgtgtgtggaaggggatggggggggctgtgggctccacgggggagcactGCAGCATGtgtgcagcagcgtgtctggcgctgcTCAGAGCCAGATACGctagtctgagtggcacggtaagggggctgggaggttggagagggggcagagggttcaggggggcagtcgggacaggcagtggttggataggcatgggagtcccagggattTGTCAGGGGATAGGCGGGGGGGGTCCTAgggggggatctcaggaggggaCAGTTGGGAGAagaagaagggaggcttagataggggtggggccccaaggggcagttaggggcaggggtcccgggagggggcaatcaggggacaaggaccagcagcgcttagatagggggtgggctcctggggggcagttaggggcaggagtcgtGGGAGGGGGTgaccaggggacagggagcgggggggagttggatgggttggggtttctgtggggggcagtcggagggagtggctggtggcagggtggggcttccctccccatggagtgccctgttttttgaatgttaaaatatggtctccctaccattcacagcactcacagcacgctgccgcatgaggtccccctccttcctttccagttggtagtggccaaggaatgctgggaaatgtagttcttccctgatccagggctggctctataggcagggagctaaccaaggaactacagctcccagagccccctgttggttctcagctccggTGCTAGAtccctgccacccctgcaaatgggctgccccaagcaggtgcttgctttgctggtgcctagagccgcccctgaatgcaTGCATGGAGAGGAAGCTATGGGTTAAGCGTTTTCAGAGCGAGGCAAAGTACTGTGGACACCAAGccctctatttatccacagagcaGGCAGAGACCCCAACTTTGTCTCCCACCAATGCCCATCACATAACAGTTGCCGACAACTACATTTTGTCTGATGGGGTAAACTCTTGAATTGGGATGTTGTGGGGCCCCACGATCAGCCTGCAAACCATGCgtgggagagagaaagagcacAGAAAGGCACCCTACCAAAGACAGGGTTTCCCAAAATACAAGGATGTTGGacctctccctctgccccagaggGACCAACTCCACAGTCCAGCTTTGCCCCTGAGCTTGCCACAAAGGGGGCACCGAGTGCATGGCAGAGGGGGAGGccaagcaccccccccccacccccgagtggCACTTGCTGGGCTCTGGCTCCATAAGGATCCCACCTACGGACTCCTGAAGAAAATCAAAGACTAAACCTCACCCCAACGCTGCCCCGCGACAGCCTCACCACACCACCCCCCCCCATCGCAACCCCGCTCGCACTTGTCCCGCCCGGGGGAGCCGCTCCCAGTGCACCTCCCTTGGCCCCGAGCCCGTCCCCGCCGTTTCTTCTCCGCCTGCAGGAggctcccggcccggccccgccccctcacctggGAGTAGCTGCAGCGCTCGTGATCGCTCCCACCCAGCACCGCCCGCGCCTCCTTCTCGAGCTCCTCGTTCTCCGCCAGCACGTCAGCCAGGGAGACCACGGGCTCCTCCGGGGCCGCCGCGCAGCCGCCCGCGGGCTCAGCGCCCCCGGCCGCGGCCTCCATCGCGGGATCCGACCGAGGCAGACACGGCACAAGGCGGGAAACGAGACCCAACGCTGGGGGGCGCCGCCACAACGGAAGCGGAACTGCCAACACGCCACGTGACGCGGGAAACCGCAAAACCAGGGTTCAGCGCGTGACACGGGCAGACGGGGCACATAGCAACAAGTCACaaagggtggggcggggctgggcgggaCCACGTGACGGAGGAGTGGGGGGGTAGTCACATGATGGGGCAGCTGGTGGTCAGACAGTGCACACGTAGTGGCCCCGCGAGAGTTGCTGCGCGCGCGCGGTTCGGTTTGGAGGGGCCGCTGTCTCGTGGGCGCCGAGCGCTTCCGGGTTAGGCCGCGTAGGACGGATTCCGATTGGGCAGCTGTGCTGCCGCTCTGTGCCCCTCGGGCCGGGCTGCGGGGATGGAGCTGCGGGCGCAGCTGACCGGGCGCGACGGGCAGAAGCGGCCGCTTCGCGTGCGCTGCCAGCCCGAGGCCGGCGCCGGCGGGGAGCTCCGGGGGCTGCGGCGCGGCCTGTCCCAGCTGCAGGAGCAGGTCTCGGCGCTGCTCGCGCCCCTGGTGGAGCAAGAGAGCGGGGGGCTCGCGGGGGCGGGGCCCGCGGTGGGGCCGCGGGGTGAGTGAGGCGCGGGGGcctgcgggcgggcgggcggggcggggaggctcTGGGCCAGGGGGGGCGAACCCATCTGGGGATGGAAGTTGTGTGGTGGGCGGTGACTGCTCGTGATACTAACAGTTGGTGTTCAAACAGGGACAACGCACATTTGTTTCGAAATCAGCGCTATTCTGAGAATCCTTTTAGAAAATCACATTACGGGGCCGTTCCTGGCGCTTCCCGCACCATTTTGTTCCTGTCTGAACACACATTGAATGTTAGCCTGGCTTTGTCGGACACCAGCTTTCAGTCATTGAGCTCGTTGATATtcaccagccccctgctctcagaAATCTCCTCCCGCGTAGCTCCCAACAGCCCACAGTCCAGTCGCCTCTGGGTGCAAGGAAAGTCACCTAAGCCAACAAGCAGCGGGCACCTGGGCTTGCACGTTCCAGGCGCTAGTGGCTTTTGAGGTGAATTTGGGTTGTGCAGCTGGAGTAACATGCGGGTTCTCGAGCCCGGAATGCAGGCGTGCCGGGcagctggagcggggcaagcccctgaccctgcttccAGGTGAGCacagcggggcaagcccctgaccccactccccggctggagtgccgggcagaggagagggggaaatTGAGCTCAAAGGGCAGATTAAAAGGTCTGAGGGACTATAGTTTGCCTGTGCCCTCCCCATTCTGGGCAGTAGCTTGGCAGGGCATTGGCGCGGAGGGAAGGGGCTGCATGACTCAAAGCACAAGCCCCGGTGTGGTGCGAACTGGGTGCCAGGTGCTCGTGTGTCATCCGGATCAATTGGCCATGAGCCTGCTGGAGTTGCCCAGATGAGCCCTGCCTCGTAGCTCCACCATCGCCCCGAGTGTGTGTGGGGTGCACAGCAACCCCCATTTGGCTCCCTGAGGGTAGAGATGTGGATGGGAGGCAGGTGTGTGTAACTGCATGGCATCCTTCTTTGACTCAGACCTCAGGTACTCTGCCCACACATTCAGGGGTTGCTACATAGGTAGGCACCTGGTGTGGTGATGATGGTGTTGATCTAGAAAGAGTGGAGAATCACTCATGTAGCTCATTCAGTTCCAATAGAAAACCCAGTAAACGTGTTGAACGTTTTGCACAGGAGTCATTTCTAGAGGGTCAGAGCTGTCACAATCCCTCCGCCTTAGGGGATAGAAACATAACATTGAGACTTGTGGTGCCCTTTCCCAATAACAAAAGCAGGTCTTGTGGGCTTTTGTCTGTACCCTACACATAGTGTCAGTGCAGAATCACACGACAAAATGGTAGGGAACAACTTTGAATGACATGGTTTCATAGGAGGTGGAAAAAGCATGTTTCAGCCACAACTTTTGCTCCAGGTAAGCACCTGGAAAAAGAGAGTTTCTCTGTCCTCTAATCCATCCAGTTTTTTCCCTCAGGAAATGGATTTGTGAGTATTTTTTGTATATGTGGTATTAATTTGTATTATAATTTTAAAAGGTGATgttggggaggaagaggaggaggaggaagaagatgaAGAAAACAACACTGATGTCAAAACATGTGTGGATGGACCTCCTTTAAAGCGGACAAAAAGTCAGCACTCCTGACTattgttttaaaatctatttaattttttttaaaaagacttttctGCTGTTGCAAATGTTAGTGTCTCTATTGCATTGTTATACCTCTGGAAGAAACTATTTTTGGAAACTAGACAACTGCATTTGTGTTCCTTTTGGTTAAGTTTTAGAAGGAAAATGCCTTTTTTTCTGGTATTTAACATTACTAATAAAAAAAACTGACAAAGAGTAAGGTGTTATATAGTAGATTCTCTTACATGGAAAGAAATTAATTCTTAAATGTTTGGGAGGAAGAAATTATGGATTGCCAGTGGCAAGAGGAGCCTTTGTTTGCAGATGTCTCTTTACTAATCTGGCCACTAAAGTTTGTAGTTTTGAATCTTTTAAAAGTCAATATTATTTTGTACTGCTTCTGGGCTCCCTGTATGTTTCCTGCCACTCTTAAAATAggatgttacatttaaaaaaaagaaaaagcaagttACTCTGCTGAAATATTAAACTACAAGAAACAAACTAGCAACTTTATATAAGGGTGCTATTATAGGGGACTGTATAAAATAACTGGAGTATTCCAGACCTGCTTAAATACATTAGCAAGGaagtagttatttaaaaaaaatgttgatcaGCTTTACAAGAAGCCTAAAAGGTCTGTTTGTAATGTTGGGTAGATACATTTGTGTTTAACACTTAACATTACAAAGACATACGCATAGGTATTTGGAATCAGAATAATGTGGCTTTGGGTGCCAccataattcaaataataaataaatacaaaatgtgCCAAAATTTGAAATGGACACTAAAATACGGTGTTAAACCAATAAATACAAGAAATTGTCAGGAGAGTGATGTCAGTTATGTAACAGACAAGACACTGTtggtatcttaaaaaaaaaaaaaaaagataacctACCTCACAACAATGTTGTACGGATGAATTGGGTTATAAAACACCCTGGAAGTGCTAAGTATTGTATAAAAATTTGTCTTTATTTGGATATGGGCATTAAGTATAGTAAGCATTGTCAGTTCTGCGGTTCACTCGGTTGACAATGTGTCTGATTTGTTAATTAGTTTTGTGTGGTTTAGCCATTACATCAGATATGAATAAGACAAAGAAATAAACTGCTTTTATAGGACCCTTATTGTGAACCATTCATTACTTCGCTGTAGCCAGCACCAAAAGCTTGCATATTCATTAGTGACAAATCGTATCTGTCTAAGGGTTTTGCCTTGCCACCCATCATTACAGTGTTTTAAGTGCCTTCCAGAAAAAAACAATTTGGGAGTACCAAAGTCCCTGATGGACTTCATGTCTCTGTCTCACTTCCCTTTTTGGGTTATAGAGACACTGCATGAGTAGGTTTTTCTTTGCttattatttttgcttttttggttgttGCTGGTGTATCGTTCTGGTTATGATGGAAAAGCTTCAATCTGTTAGTATCTATAAATACTGCCATACAATAATTAATAGTGTTTACTGTGACTACTGCTCTTGATTGGCTTATTACACATATGAAATATGCATGCAGCCAGTGTGTGCTAAAACAACCTGTCATAGTTACCCCATCTTGATGTCCCACTCCCCTCCACCGGCTGCTTTTTCACTCACCCGCTAAATCTTGTGCAGTGAGCTCTGTGCAGGTGGAACTCTGCCCATGAAGTTCCTTACTCAAGTAAAAAGGGGGGCTTTGTAGGCCCAGTGGTCTGCCTGCACAGAGCAGCTttgggttgagcattggcctgctaaacccagggttgtgcgttcaatccttgagggggccatttagggaactggggtaaaaatttgtctggggattggtcctgctttgagcaggcggttggactagatgatctcttgagatcccttccaaaccctgatattctatgacctaGGCCTTTAGATTATAAATCCTTTTGGAACAgggcctaacacaatggggtcctgacctgGTTGATTGTATCACCATCTAATATACATAAAATACACAACTGCAATAATCAGGTTGTAACATTAATCTTACAGGAATTAAGTTTACAATTGCATCTGCAACTCTACCTTCATATGGTGGTGTTAGACATCTGCTGTAGCCTGTTCAGTTTGAATTGCATTGAGCAAGTAATGAAAGACACTTGCATTGCATGCACAAAAGAACAATGTATTTACTCTGTAAACCTGAAATTTTACTAGCACACAAATGAAAAACAATTCATCTTTTTGCATATAAATTTGTTTGGCAGTCTGTTTCTGAGTTAAAAAGGGAGGGGTTGGTAAGTGCTGCGAGAGTGACAGAACATAAAGATGTTCAGGTTCTACTCAAGAGTTACATTGGATATCCTTCATGTAAATACAAGTGTCCTGCTACATGGTATCTAACAAGGAGAATATGGTTGCAGGGTAGTGACTTTGTTCAGTGAAGGCCTGGGACAAGAGATAACAAATGCAACAATGAACTCTGGTCTCATGTTATGCTGCACCTGTTTAGCACTAGGCAAGACAtcaaaatatatgtatatttaaacTGATTCTAAATAAAGTTTTAGAATAATAAGGCATTCAAGACAGTGACTATTCAAACAGTGGGGGCTACATAGACTGTAATAGCTTACATGCTGCTTTGGGTGTTCTAATGAAAGGTGGATGATGCTGGTGTAATGAGGGATGAATGTGACATCTGGCAAGTTAGCTGACTATGCTTTGCTCTTATTCTGCATGTAGTGTATGACCAGTGCCCGGTCTATTCTGTAGCTGTAGAATCTGGTACCagtatctcagctttcatttaaaaataaattgtttcttGCCCTCATAATTGCAAGGATAACCTTAAAAAGATGAACAGAGTACAAATGGATGCTTACCTGAGTTGTAAGTGCCTGAACCAATAGCCctaagaggtgtgaactgccctgtTAATCTCACCTAGTTTGTAATAAATGCCACAATTCTGTGAACATAGAATGTGGCATTTTTCCAAGAGGCTGTGGAATTGGCCAGTTTACTGTAGCCAGGTACCTAGAGGTGTTTTTTTCCTCCATACCCAGCTACTGTGTGCCTGTAGCTGAATCCTGGCTTTCCCCACAAATGATGGGTGATTGGATTAGGATATGTTTCCTGTACTATCTCATGTACCAAACAGTAGAGAATCAGCCACCAGAGTAAGAGTCTAGCTGCTAGTCAGTGCGTGGAGGTAGTGAGAGAGAGGCTAGTTAACTGCTGCCTGGAAAACAACACAGCAACCAATGATGAAAATTTACTGATAAAGCTGGCTACAAACTTCCCATCCCTCTAGTGCATAAAAACAAAGTTATGAATGAGGCTGCCTGGGTAATATGAGCTCAGGTCTGTGAAGACAGCCTATATGGAGAACATGAGGTAGGGAATGGTTCCAGCATCAAGatactacactgctaaaaatagctgtgtacatAGTGGAGGCACTGCTTGAATGTAGAGAGCTGCAGATGGTACACGGTCACAGGATAGTATGTCTTTACTTGCCTAAAGTTTGTTAGTGTCAAAACTGCTACTTTTACCTGTGCTAGAGGTGAGTGTAGTGTATGTACTCTATGTGCTGCTGTAAGGAGTGTGCAGTGGAGGTGAACTCACTGTGAACAGGACATCCTGTTGGATCACCTAATTTCTGGGGATGTtggtttaacaaaaaaaaatgctttaaagtattttttactCTTTGAACCTAAGTCCTCTCTGTAGGTGACAGCCACTGCTTGAGTTCAGCTCAGCCAAGGGAGCAGAAGACTGCCACATAAGCACAAGCAAAACTGGCCTTGCCCCAAACTCACTGCTCCTGATGTCTTTGTGGGCTTGTTCTCTCAGCTCAGTGTCTGCTGCTAGTGCTCTGCCTTTCTGCCAATTACCTCTCCTGCATCACCACTGCTCTGGGCCCCTTCTCTGGAACCACGGGGCAATTCTGATGTAGTCTTTTCTGTCACTTGTGCGGGCTTCCTCCGTTTCTCTTTACTCAGCTGGGTCACTTTTCCTCAGCCTGTATGTAATTGCATGGCTGAACAGCTGTCTTATCActctcccaactccctgccccacatctGTCCACTATGGCTGCTCTCCCTGGTGCTTACTCCCTTAGGACTGCTGCTGCCTTAATAGGCCTTGCTTCTTATCTGGAGCGAATAATGGAAAAGGGAAGTGTTGGTCCATAATGAAGAGTATTCCACTGTAATGTCATGAATCCACTCAAGAGGAAGTGCTGAGTAGTCTACATTTGAGGAATAGTGCAGTCTTAAGACCAAAATTAAAAAGTGAGCATCAGCAAAATAGGTAACATTGAACCATAGAATGGAGAATAGACTTATTTAGGTTAGTGTTAAATGCATCTATTGTCCTCTAAGCGCTAACCCACTTCTTGAAAGGCAAGTACAAAATCATATGGGGGATAAGAACTCATACACGAACTTGCTCTGTTGAGAATTTCAAACTTCTCAGTGAGAATTACAATCTATTTGTTCCCCCAGCCAACAAAAATCCAAACCAGAAAAATTTTAAaggttttattgtttaaaaaaggTATTCATTCACAATGCATTTAGTCTCAAAAGACACAAAAGTTCAAGAAATGCATTCTTAAAAAATAGTAGCAGTTGTAAGATGCTCAAGTTGCTAGTTTACACAATAACTCAGTCACTTGCAAGAGTTGAGCTTGCATTCTAGGGCTTAAGTAGAACCATAGCTGatgcaaactttttaaaat
Proteins encoded in this region:
- the GON7 gene encoding EKC/KEOPS complex subunit GON7, whose product is MELRAQLTGRDGQKRPLRVRCQPEAGAGGELRGLRRGLSQLQEQVSALLAPLVEQESGGLAGAGPAVGPRGDVGEEEEEEEEDEENNTDVKTCVDGPPLKRTKSQHS